In Desulfomonilia bacterium, the genomic window TCAAAAGCAACTACCAGCTTGTCAGGATCGATACCCCTAATAATGTTCCACAGTTCATCGACATCACCCAGCCAGGGTATGTCCATCTCGGTGTTCTCCTTGCCGACGTAACCTTCGAACTTAACCGACCTTCCTGAAAGCCTTATCTCGTCGACAAGAAACTTTGCATTTCTTCCATTTCCAAGGAGAACAACCCTGGTATCCGCCAGCCGGGAATCCCTGATTGCAATGTAGATAACCCTGATTAATAAACTGAAGCCCATTGAGAAAAAGAGCGACATCAGAAATATTGAACGGCTGAGTTCGATCTGGGGAATTATATAATAGGCAAGAGACAATATTATGAGCGACATCCCTCCGCCGATCAACACCGTTGAAACCAGTTCGGAATGACGCCTCCACCATTTCCAGTCGTAAAAATCCTGGAAATAGTAACAAAAAACAGTAATCAACATGAAAGCAAAAGCCTTCAGGCTTAACAGCGGGTCAGGAAGATAGAAGAAAGGGAGTCTTATCTCAATCCATTTTGAAAGGAAGACAGCACCCATTGCAGCTGCCATATCCAGCAGAACCAATATATATACTGAAATCGTCCTGGTTTTCATTTACCGCACCATTTATTTTTTTACTCTCCGGCCGCCGATGAAATGTCAAACTCAAAGTATAGAGCAAGTGACATTTCACATGTATATATATTCGGATTCGGAATCGAAAACCATAAGAGAAAACATGATTAATCAATATTTAATCTTTTGCATCTATTGAACGGCCGAATTTATTGAGCACGGCAGCCGGCAATAAGATACAGCAGGAAAAAGCCCGGGACAATAATAATCATTGTTCCTCAGGTACGGCTGTCAGGACATCCCGGGCAATACCTGTCAATCATCACTGCCGCCTAGCAATCCGGCCCGTATCAGGAAATATAAAAGCTGAAGGACCGCCGTAACAGCCGCAGCTACATATGTCATTGCCGCCGCATTAAGAACCTTCTTCGCGCCGCTTACTTCCTGATCGGCAAGTATGCCCGAAGCAGGCAATGCCTGAAGGGCCCTTGAAGATGCATTGAATTCCACAGGCAGTGTCACGACCTGAAAGAGCACGACAGCTGTAAAAAACATTATTCCCATAAGGATCATGCTCTGGGATCTGAACAGAAGTCCGAACATGAGCAGAAACCATGAAAGGTTTGACCCGATGCTTGCCATAGGGACAATGGCACTTCTCAGCTTCATGGGTGCATATCCCTGTGCATGCTGAATGGCATGGCCCGCTTCATGGGCGGCGACACCCACACTTGCAAGCGAATATCCGCTGTAAACATTCTCTGAGAGCCTCAAGACCTTTTTTGACGGGTCATAGTGATCGCTCAGAAAACCCCGGCTGAGCTCTATACCGACATCATGAATACCTGCTGCTCTCAGAATGCTCTGAGCCGCCTGCGCACCTGTTATGCCCCTTATCGTGGGAATCTTTGAATATTTAGCATATGCAGCCTTAACCATGAAACTGGCATAAAGGCTCAGAAGCAACCCGGGCAGCCACATTACCATATACAGCGGATCGAAAATCATTTTTTGCCTCCAGATTATTGTCTTATTCAAATAGTGTCTCAAAACCCTGAAATCAAGTATCCATTTCTTTGCTATTGTTCAAGCTTCAATCTGCCGATATTTCCTATTAGACATGTTCGGGAAA contains:
- a CDS encoding zinc metallopeptidase yields the protein MIFDPLYMVMWLPGLLLSLYASFMVKAAYAKYSKIPTIRGITGAQAAQSILRAAGIHDVGIELSRGFLSDHYDPSKKVLRLSENVYSGYSLASVGVAAHEAGHAIQHAQGYAPMKLRSAIVPMASIGSNLSWFLLMFGLLFRSQSMILMGIMFFTAVVLFQVVTLPVEFNASSRALQALPASGILADQEVSGAKKVLNAAAMTYVAAAVTAVLQLLYFLIRAGLLGGSDD